A part of Paraliobacillus zengyii genomic DNA contains:
- a CDS encoding Rpn family recombination-promoting nuclease/putative transposase, translating to MSEKVSEYMLLDSKTDYIIKKIFAGKQPENKIILVAFLQTILEEKITAIININVTEDKLSKITMKVKTELDEYIDVELQVRNVDHYRNRSIYYKSSLYSEKVAEAETYYKLKKCVFINILNFNLLQETEDYHSVFKERKSIRDIEVHYLELQKLNVQEPLTPLAEWLFFIRNLEVEDTLYKIKQRNKIIKMADAMLHSDIVTDFYRISPEQYEINSVKKTMKEEIAIKMIFEGMDSPLITKITGFDEKEIRLIKEN from the coding sequence GTGAGCGAAAAAGTAAGTGAGTATATGTTATTAGATTCTAAAACTGATTATATTATTAAAAAAATTTTTGCAGGGAAACAGCCAGAAAATAAGATTATTTTAGTAGCCTTTCTACAAACTATTTTAGAAGAAAAAATAACAGCTATTATTAATATAAATGTAACCGAAGATAAACTTTCAAAAATAACTATGAAAGTTAAGACAGAATTAGATGAATACATAGATGTTGAGTTACAGGTTCGCAATGTCGATCATTATCGTAATCGTTCTATATACTATAAATCCTCTTTATACAGTGAGAAAGTTGCTGAAGCAGAGACTTATTACAAATTAAAGAAGTGCGTCTTTATTAACATACTGAACTTTAATTTGTTACAGGAAACCGAAGATTATCATAGTGTTTTTAAAGAAAGGAAATCAATAAGGGACATAGAGGTTCATTATTTAGAATTACAAAAATTAAACGTACAAGAACCGTTAACGCCATTAGCTGAATGGTTGTTTTTCATTCGTAATCTGGAGGTGGAAGATACATTATATAAAATCAAACAACGAAACAAGATAATCAAAATGGCAGATGCTATGTTACATAGCGATATAGTTACTGATTTTTATCGTATTTCTCCTGAACAATATGAGATCAATAGCGTTAAAAAGACGATGAAAGAGGAGATTGCTATAAAAATGATCTTTGAAGGAATGGATTCTCCACTTATTACAAAAATAACAGGATTCGATGAGAAAGAAATTAGGTTAATAAAAGAAAATTGA
- a CDS encoding cellulase family glycosylhydrolase, whose product MKNYAKVLFVAVLFFIFLGPSFSFAAEGEEVDIQSYVKEMQPGWNLGNSFDAVGLDETAWGNPPVTKELIDTLAAEGYKSIRIPITFDQRMGVGPDYQIDPAFLERVTNTVNWSLDADMKVMINIHHDSWIWLESGMSQNHDASLARYNAIWTQLSNHFKDYSTDLMFESINEPRFTASATESQNYLNELNTSFYTIVRGSGGNNSIRPLVLPTLDTGSEQEKLDGLYQSIVALDDPYLISTVHYYGFWPFSVNIAGYTRFDDDTKNDIINTFDRVHNTFTANGIPVIIGEFGLLGFDTHTGVIQQGEKLKYFEYMMHYAQEKDFTHMLWDNGQHLGRTSLEWADQQLFNMMEASWMTRSSTAENDFIYLNRLDTIEDEPLPLNLNGNTFISLQLNNTELTLGQDYQLDGDILIVKESLLTQLTASDELGTNAVLTIKFSQGADWSINLISYEKPVLEDSTGSISDFAIPTSFNGDQLATVETVYQDGTPAGPQNWTTFKEFGYTFSPSYDSNEILFTENFFNELNNGETKVTFHFWSGEEVYYTLTKEDNTITGVAEAIESDADHDLQDNELPQEEEEENTVPPKTIDNETPDPTTDETDKDSSSSTESSGNTSSENTKNTVFDKTESEFPVPLVNDNSSVDEKEVKKMGAILPNTATNMFNWLFISILFLGSGIGIYFYQRNHKQA is encoded by the coding sequence TTGAAAAATTACGCAAAAGTATTATTTGTGGCAGTTCTTTTCTTTATTTTCCTTGGTCCCTCATTTAGTTTTGCAGCTGAGGGGGAAGAAGTCGATATTCAATCTTACGTGAAAGAAATGCAACCTGGTTGGAACTTAGGAAACTCATTTGATGCTGTTGGTCTAGATGAAACCGCGTGGGGAAATCCACCTGTGACAAAGGAATTAATTGATACGCTTGCTGCAGAAGGGTACAAAAGTATTCGAATTCCTATAACCTTTGATCAACGTATGGGAGTTGGGCCTGATTATCAGATTGATCCTGCGTTTTTAGAGCGTGTAACAAATACAGTTAATTGGTCGCTAGACGCTGATATGAAAGTCATGATAAATATTCATCATGACTCATGGATTTGGTTAGAATCCGGTATGAGCCAAAATCATGATGCTTCTTTAGCGCGTTATAATGCAATTTGGACACAACTTTCCAACCATTTTAAAGATTATTCTACTGACCTTATGTTCGAAAGCATTAATGAACCACGTTTCACTGCATCAGCAACAGAGAGTCAAAATTATTTAAATGAATTAAACACATCCTTTTATACTATTGTAAGAGGATCAGGTGGAAATAATAGTATCCGTCCACTCGTATTACCTACTTTAGATACAGGTTCGGAACAAGAAAAATTGGATGGCTTGTATCAGTCAATTGTTGCATTGGATGATCCTTATTTAATTTCTACTGTTCACTATTATGGATTTTGGCCTTTCAGTGTAAATATCGCTGGATATACAAGATTTGATGACGATACAAAAAATGATATTATAAACACATTTGATCGCGTGCATAACACTTTTACTGCTAATGGTATACCAGTCATCATTGGCGAATTTGGATTATTAGGTTTTGATACACACACAGGTGTCATTCAACAAGGGGAAAAGTTAAAGTACTTTGAATATATGATGCACTATGCGCAAGAAAAAGACTTTACGCATATGCTGTGGGATAATGGACAACATTTAGGAAGAACATCACTTGAATGGGCTGATCAACAACTTTTTAATATGATGGAAGCTAGCTGGATGACTCGCTCATCAACAGCAGAAAACGACTTTATCTATTTAAATAGACTAGACACAATTGAAGACGAACCACTTCCATTAAATCTAAATGGGAATACTTTCATCTCCCTTCAATTGAATAATACAGAACTTACACTTGGGCAGGATTATCAACTAGATGGGGATATTTTAATAGTAAAAGAAAGCTTGCTAACACAACTCACTGCTTCAGACGAATTAGGAACGAATGCAGTACTTACCATAAAGTTTAGTCAGGGTGCAGATTGGTCGATCAACCTAATTAGTTATGAGAAACCTGTACTTGAAGACAGCACTGGGTCAATAAGCGACTTTGCTATTCCGACTTCATTTAACGGTGATCAACTTGCAACAGTAGAAACTGTGTATCAAGATGGCACACCTGCGGGTCCTCAAAATTGGACAACTTTTAAAGAGTTTGGTTATACTTTCTCACCGTCTTATGATAGCAATGAAATTTTATTTACAGAAAACTTTTTTAATGAATTAAATAATGGTGAAACAAAAGTAACATTTCATTTTTGGAGTGGTGAAGAGGTATATTATACGCTAACAAAAGAGGATAACACGATAACTGGTGTCGCTGAGGCTATAGAAAGTGATGCCGATCATGACCTACAAGATAATGAACTTCCTCAAGAAGAAGAAGAGGAAAATACTGTTCCACCTAAGACAATAGATAACGAAACACCAGATCCTACAACCGATGAAACAGATAAAGATAGTAGTAGTTCTACTGAATCATCAGGAAATACTAGTTCTGAAAACACAAAGAATACCGTATTTGATAAAACCGAATCTGAGTTTCCTGTTCCACTAGTAAATGATAATTCATCGGTAGATGAGAAAGAAGTTAAAAAGATGGGAGCAATCTTACCTAATACCGCAACTAATATGTTTAACTGGCTGTTCATAAGCATATTATTTCTTGGATCAGGCATAGGTATTTATTTTTATCAGCGCAACCATAAGCAAGCTTAA
- the htpX gene encoding protease HtpX, whose amino-acid sequence MGKRIFYFLLTNILVMTTIVIVWSLLTTFTNISGSFENAGGGLGINYGSLMVFSLLIGFAGAFISLAMSRWVAKKMMKVKVIDPSGQLAAHERAVVEKVHRLSRAAGLVHMPEVGIYQSAEVNAFATGPSKKRSLVAVSVGLLNTLDDDAVEGVIAHEIAHVSNGDMVTMTLLQGVVNTFVVFLSRIVAIVVSRLVRSEMQMIVRFVSIIVFQILFSILGSMVVSAYSRHREFHADRGGGDLAGRDKMAHALRSLKAHVSQAKVNDRTDDAAVQTMKINGKSGISKLFSSHPDLDERIARLEQR is encoded by the coding sequence ATGGGAAAACGAATATTTTATTTTCTATTAACAAACATTCTAGTAATGACGACAATTGTAATTGTCTGGTCACTACTTACAACATTTACAAATATAAGTGGTTCATTTGAGAATGCCGGTGGTGGATTAGGCATTAATTATGGGTCGCTAATGGTATTTAGTCTACTTATTGGTTTCGCGGGAGCGTTTATTTCATTAGCAATGTCGCGTTGGGTTGCAAAGAAAATGATGAAAGTAAAGGTTATCGATCCAAGTGGTCAATTAGCAGCACATGAACGTGCTGTAGTTGAAAAGGTACATCGTTTATCACGTGCAGCAGGCCTCGTTCATATGCCAGAGGTTGGAATTTATCAATCAGCAGAAGTTAACGCTTTTGCGACAGGACCTTCTAAGAAACGGTCACTCGTTGCGGTTTCAGTTGGTCTTTTGAACACGTTAGATGATGATGCGGTTGAAGGCGTTATTGCACATGAGATCGCACACGTTTCCAATGGTGATATGGTCACGATGACATTATTACAAGGTGTGGTCAATACATTTGTCGTCTTTTTATCAAGAATTGTCGCGATCGTTGTATCGCGTTTAGTTCGTTCAGAAATGCAAATGATTGTACGCTTTGTATCGATTATTGTTTTTCAAATTCTATTCTCCATTCTTGGCAGTATGGTTGTTAGTGCATACTCACGCCATCGTGAATTTCACGCCGACCGTGGAGGTGGCGATTTAGCTGGGCGCGATAAAATGGCACATGCCCTTCGTTCATTAAAAGCACATGTGAGCCAAGCAAAAGTTAATGATCGCACAGATGATGCAGCTGTTCAAACAATGAAAATTAATGGAAAAAGTGGCATATCTAAGCTTTTCTCCTCTCACCCTGATTTAGATGAGAGAATTGCACGATTAGAACAGCGCTAA
- a CDS encoding glutamate synthase subunit beta produces MGKPTGFKEYKRQSTPERDPLSRTKDWKDYKLPMPEAELKEQGARCMDCGIPTCQTGTDMNGHTSGCPVYHLIPEWNDLVYQDQWKEALARELKMNNFPEFTGMACPAPCEGACVLGINEPPVAIRSIERAIIEKGFDEGWVRPEPPSVRTEKKVAVVGSGPAGLAAAAQLNKAGHHVTVFERSDRIGGLLTYGIPEMKLPYEVVKRRVDLLEKEGIAFMPNTDVGKDYPVKDLQNDFDAVILCGGATQHRDLKIEGRELGGIHYAMDFLHTNTKSLLDSELKDDNYISAKAKDVIVIGGGDTGTDCLSTSIRHNCKSLTQFDYNQKKPAERQADNPWPEWPIIHRVEYGHKEAKAVFGTDPRAYTVQTKKFVGDENNQVKEVHTIDVEQYIDEFGNRIKQEIPGTERVWPAQLVLLAIGFTGPEQSLIKEMNVKTDSRSNVKADYGQYKTNLDGVFAAGDMRRGQSLIVWAINEGREAARECDRFLMGSTQLP; encoded by the coding sequence ATGGGAAAGCCAACTGGTTTTAAGGAATATAAACGTCAATCTACGCCAGAACGCGATCCTTTATCACGAACAAAGGATTGGAAAGATTATAAGTTGCCAATGCCAGAAGCAGAGTTGAAAGAACAAGGGGCTCGGTGTATGGATTGTGGTATTCCAACCTGTCAGACAGGAACGGATATGAATGGACACACTTCTGGATGTCCAGTTTATCATTTGATTCCAGAATGGAACGATCTCGTTTATCAAGATCAGTGGAAGGAAGCGCTGGCTCGCGAACTTAAAATGAATAATTTCCCCGAATTTACTGGTATGGCTTGTCCTGCCCCTTGTGAGGGGGCATGTGTGTTAGGGATTAACGAGCCTCCAGTTGCAATTCGGTCAATAGAAAGAGCTATAATTGAAAAAGGTTTTGATGAAGGATGGGTAAGGCCAGAGCCACCTAGTGTAAGAACAGAGAAAAAAGTTGCAGTTGTTGGCTCTGGTCCAGCTGGGTTGGCTGCCGCAGCTCAACTAAACAAAGCAGGTCACCATGTTACTGTCTTTGAACGTTCGGATCGTATTGGTGGATTGCTTACGTATGGTATACCGGAAATGAAGCTTCCGTATGAAGTTGTTAAACGTCGTGTTGATCTGTTAGAGAAAGAGGGCATTGCATTTATGCCTAATACGGATGTAGGAAAGGATTACCCAGTTAAAGATCTGCAAAATGATTTTGATGCTGTTATCCTTTGTGGAGGTGCAACCCAACATCGCGATTTAAAGATAGAAGGTAGAGAACTCGGGGGTATTCATTATGCAATGGATTTCCTTCATACAAACACGAAAAGTCTACTGGACTCTGAATTAAAAGATGATAACTATATTTCAGCTAAAGCTAAAGATGTCATCGTTATTGGGGGTGGTGATACTGGAACAGATTGTCTCTCAACAAGTATCCGCCATAATTGTAAGAGCTTAACACAATTCGATTACAATCAGAAAAAACCTGCTGAAAGACAAGCAGATAATCCGTGGCCGGAGTGGCCGATCATTCATCGTGTAGAATATGGTCACAAAGAAGCAAAAGCTGTATTTGGAACAGACCCTCGTGCGTACACCGTCCAAACGAAGAAGTTTGTTGGTGACGAAAACAACCAGGTGAAAGAAGTCCATACTATCGATGTGGAACAGTACATCGATGAATTCGGTAATAGAATAAAACAAGAGATTCCAGGAACAGAAAGAGTTTGGCCAGCACAGCTTGTTTTATTAGCAATAGGTTTTACAGGACCAGAACAAAGTTTAATTAAGGAAATGAATGTAAAGACAGATTCAAGATCAAACGTAAAAGCAGATTATGGTCAATATAAAACAAACCTCGATGGCGTATTTGCAGCTGGGGATATGCGCCGAGGTCAGAGTTTGATTGTTTGGGCAATCAATGAAGGAAGAGAAGCGGCTAGAGAATGCGATCGTTTTCTCATGGGTAGTACACAGTTACCATAA
- the gltB gene encoding glutamate synthase large subunit, translating into MKQYGYPTPQGLYHPENEHDACGIGMIANIDGRKTHDIVQHAVTILCNLEHRGGQSADISTGDGAGILTQIPDAFFRDKCEDLDIELPAEGKYAVGMVFLPQEPDIRRTSELKLQQIIAEEGQQFLGWRTVPVNDAYVGDSAKKVKPFIRQVFIAPSTELKSREAFERKLYVIRKQAENKLKGLANKEDTENTFICSLSTSTIVYKGMLIPEQLDSFYIDLNNRDFKSALAIVHSRFSTNTFPSWERAQPNRFIAHNGEFNTIRGNVNWMSARESLCRSNAFNQEELEKILPVIDMDGSDSTMFDNCFEFLHQSGRSLAHTAMMMIPEPWVNDLEMKENERAFYEYHSTLMEPWDGPAAIIYTDGRKIGASLDRNGLRPARYYITKDGMIVLGSEVGALDILPEDVAYKDRLQPGKRLLVDLEKGVIIPDDDVKHSIYKEHPYADWLAKYKLNLEDLSGSEVSLDRISTTELLEQQIAFGYTNEELNKIIKPMVTDKKDPVGSMGYDSPLAILSKRPQLLYNYFKQLFAQVTNPPIDAIREEIVIAVETTIGKEGNLVEPEPESCRHIRLQTPILTNEQLETLRHNELEGFKAHTLPILFDSSNKQDLQDALDQLFAEADQAIEKDYTLLILSDRGINSKRAAIPALLAVSGLHHHLIRKGLRTKVSILIETAEARQVHHFATLLGYGAEGINPYLAFRSLEGLIETGDLRDTSLDEAVKIYIHSATDGVVKVSSKMGISTIQSYRGAQIFEAVGIHPVVIEKYFTRTASRLGGIGLDMIAQEVLMRHKKAFERSRGGEKGLEPGDDFQWRQNAEDHQYNPHTIHLLQSACRTNNYELFKQYSGMIIDTDKNLQSLRGLLAFKKTTPIPIDEVESVEKICKRFKTGAMSFGSISSETHESLAIAMNRIGGRSNSGEGGEDPSRYIPDENGDLRRSAIKQVASGRFGVSSNYLVNADEIQIKVAQGAKPGEGGHLPGKKVYPMIAEVRNSTPGVDLISPPPHHDIYSIEDLAELIFNLKNANPKARISVKLVSAVGVGTIAAGVAKGRADLVLISGYDGGTGAAPRTSLKHTGMPWEIGLAETHQTLLMNRLRDRIVVETDGKMMTGRDVVIATLLGAEEYGFSTAPLVVLGCVMMRVCHLNTCPVGIATQDPVLRKKFAGSPDHVVNFMRFIAQETRELMAELGCRTINEMIGRTDLLEKKVAIDHWKTKNVDLSALLYKPDVPEAVGRYQTVEQVHGLDKTLDQQELIPLCKDALENKRAVTLSLGIRNINRATSTMLGSEITRRYGIEGLPEDTIRLKFRGSAGQSFGAFIPKGLTLNLIGDANDYVGKGLSGGKIIARPSRKSSFSPEENTIIGNVSFYGATSGEAYIYGVAGERFCVRNSGANVVVESIGDHGCEYMTGGKVVVLGRTGKNFAAGMSGGIAYVLDEQGTFQSKCNKELVQLETIEDKTEAEAVFQLIKKYLGYTESKNARRIVDNWEKVLPKFIRVIPKDYLEMRERISNLESSGLSKDEAAMTAFEQGFEAVQSIK; encoded by the coding sequence ATGAAACAGTACGGTTATCCTACTCCTCAAGGATTATATCACCCAGAAAATGAACACGATGCATGTGGTATTGGAATGATTGCCAACATAGACGGTAGGAAAACGCATGATATTGTTCAACATGCAGTTACGATACTTTGTAATCTAGAACACCGCGGGGGACAATCAGCAGATATCAGTACCGGTGACGGTGCCGGCATTCTCACACAAATTCCAGATGCTTTTTTTCGTGATAAATGTGAGGATTTAGATATCGAGTTACCAGCCGAAGGGAAATATGCAGTTGGTATGGTCTTTCTTCCACAAGAACCTGATATAAGAAGAACAAGTGAGCTTAAGCTCCAGCAGATTATTGCCGAAGAAGGTCAACAGTTTCTTGGATGGCGTACGGTCCCAGTTAATGACGCATATGTTGGGGATTCTGCTAAAAAAGTAAAACCATTTATTCGGCAAGTTTTTATTGCGCCTTCAACTGAATTAAAAAGTCGAGAAGCTTTTGAAAGAAAGTTATATGTTATTCGAAAACAAGCGGAGAATAAATTAAAAGGTCTTGCTAATAAAGAAGATACAGAAAATACATTTATCTGTAGTTTATCGACGTCTACAATTGTTTACAAAGGAATGTTAATCCCAGAACAATTAGATTCCTTTTACATTGATTTAAATAATCGAGACTTTAAATCTGCACTTGCTATTGTCCATTCTCGGTTTAGTACAAATACCTTTCCAAGTTGGGAAAGAGCGCAGCCAAATCGATTTATTGCACATAATGGCGAGTTTAATACAATCAGAGGTAACGTTAATTGGATGAGCGCGCGGGAGTCACTTTGCAGATCTAATGCTTTTAATCAAGAAGAACTTGAAAAAATTCTACCTGTTATTGATATGGATGGCAGTGATTCTACGATGTTTGATAACTGTTTTGAATTCTTGCATCAATCTGGAAGGTCATTAGCACACACCGCAATGATGATGATACCAGAGCCGTGGGTAAATGATCTTGAAATGAAGGAAAACGAAAGAGCCTTTTATGAGTATCATAGTACACTTATGGAACCGTGGGATGGTCCGGCCGCAATTATTTACACGGACGGGAGAAAGATCGGGGCTAGTCTTGATCGTAATGGATTACGTCCTGCTAGATATTATATTACAAAGGATGGCATGATTGTCTTAGGATCAGAAGTTGGTGCATTAGATATTTTGCCAGAGGATGTTGCATATAAAGATAGACTCCAACCAGGAAAAAGGTTACTCGTTGATTTAGAAAAAGGGGTGATCATACCAGATGATGACGTGAAACACTCCATTTATAAAGAACATCCTTATGCAGATTGGTTAGCCAAATACAAGTTAAATTTAGAGGATCTGTCTGGATCAGAAGTTAGTCTGGATCGTATAAGTACTACTGAATTGTTAGAACAACAAATTGCGTTTGGTTATACAAATGAAGAATTAAATAAAATAATCAAACCAATGGTAACGGATAAAAAAGATCCAGTTGGTTCAATGGGGTATGATTCGCCGTTAGCTATCTTATCTAAAAGACCACAATTACTATATAACTATTTTAAACAGTTGTTTGCTCAAGTTACAAATCCACCAATTGATGCAATTAGAGAAGAAATTGTAATTGCTGTTGAGACTACGATTGGGAAAGAAGGCAATTTAGTTGAACCAGAACCGGAAAGTTGTCGACACATTCGCTTGCAAACACCGATCTTAACGAATGAACAACTAGAGACACTTCGACATAATGAACTAGAAGGATTCAAAGCACATACATTACCGATTTTATTTGATAGTTCGAATAAACAGGATTTACAAGATGCTCTTGATCAATTGTTTGCAGAAGCAGATCAAGCCATCGAAAAGGATTATACCTTGTTAATACTATCAGATCGTGGTATTAATTCGAAACGTGCAGCTATTCCAGCTTTATTAGCTGTCTCTGGTTTACACCACCATCTAATCCGAAAAGGTTTGAGAACAAAAGTAAGCATACTAATTGAAACTGCAGAAGCTAGACAAGTCCATCATTTTGCAACACTTTTAGGTTATGGTGCAGAAGGAATTAATCCTTATTTAGCATTTCGTTCTTTGGAAGGTCTAATTGAAACTGGAGACTTACGCGATACTTCTTTAGATGAAGCGGTAAAAATATACATTCATTCAGCTACGGATGGTGTCGTTAAAGTTTCATCTAAAATGGGCATTTCTACGATTCAAAGTTATCGTGGTGCACAAATTTTTGAGGCTGTTGGTATTCATCCAGTAGTGATTGAGAAGTATTTTACTAGAACAGCTTCTCGATTAGGTGGTATTGGATTGGATATGATTGCACAAGAGGTACTAATGCGGCATAAAAAAGCATTCGAACGTTCGCGTGGTGGAGAAAAAGGTTTAGAACCAGGGGATGATTTTCAATGGCGTCAGAATGCAGAAGATCATCAATATAATCCGCATACGATTCATTTACTGCAGAGTGCTTGTCGAACAAATAACTACGAATTATTCAAGCAATACTCAGGGATGATTATTGATACGGATAAAAATTTACAATCATTACGTGGCTTGCTTGCTTTTAAGAAAACAACACCGATACCAATTGATGAAGTCGAATCAGTAGAAAAGATATGCAAGCGATTTAAGACAGGTGCTATGTCATTTGGTTCAATTAGCAGTGAAACACATGAATCATTGGCTATTGCGATGAATCGAATTGGTGGAAGAAGTAATTCTGGTGAGGGTGGAGAGGATCCTAGTCGCTATATTCCTGATGAAAACGGTGATTTAAGACGAAGCGCGATTAAACAAGTAGCATCAGGACGTTTTGGTGTATCAAGTAATTATCTTGTTAATGCAGATGAAATTCAAATTAAAGTAGCACAAGGAGCAAAACCTGGTGAGGGAGGACATCTCCCAGGTAAAAAAGTTTATCCGATGATTGCAGAAGTTAGAAATTCAACGCCAGGTGTTGATTTAATATCTCCACCTCCACACCACGATATTTATTCGATTGAAGATCTAGCTGAATTGATTTTTAATCTAAAAAACGCAAATCCAAAGGCTCGGATTAGTGTCAAACTTGTCTCTGCAGTTGGGGTAGGTACGATCGCTGCAGGTGTTGCAAAAGGACGAGCTGATCTCGTTTTAATTAGTGGATATGATGGTGGAACAGGTGCTGCTCCAAGAACGAGTTTAAAACATACTGGGATGCCTTGGGAAATTGGTCTAGCAGAGACGCATCAAACTTTATTAATGAATCGATTACGAGATAGAATTGTTGTCGAAACAGATGGGAAAATGATGACAGGCCGAGATGTCGTAATTGCAACCCTTTTAGGTGCAGAAGAATATGGTTTCTCGACTGCCCCATTGGTTGTTTTAGGTTGTGTAATGATGCGGGTTTGTCACTTGAATACCTGTCCTGTTGGTATTGCTACTCAAGATCCTGTACTGCGCAAGAAATTCGCAGGTTCACCAGATCACGTCGTTAATTTTATGCGCTTTATTGCACAAGAAACGAGAGAACTAATGGCTGAGTTAGGATGTAGAACGATCAATGAGATGATTGGTCGAACAGATCTATTAGAGAAGAAAGTAGCGATCGATCATTGGAAGACAAAAAATGTCGATTTATCCGCATTACTTTATAAACCAGATGTACCAGAAGCTGTTGGTCGTTATCAAACTGTTGAACAAGTTCATGGACTTGATAAAACATTAGATCAACAAGAATTAATTCCATTATGTAAAGACGCACTTGAAAATAAACGAGCTGTGACTCTTTCATTAGGAATACGTAATATTAATCGCGCGACTAGTACGATGTTAGGTAGCGAAATTACTAGGCGATATGGTATAGAAGGTTTACCGGAGGACACCATTCGTTTGAAATTTAGAGGATCAGCAGGGCAAAGCTTTGGTGCTTTCATTCCAAAAGGATTAACACTAAACCTTATTGGTGATGCCAATGATTATGTTGGCAAAGGCTTATCAGGTGGGAAAATTATTGCACGACCATCACGTAAATCCTCATTTTCTCCAGAAGAAAATACGATAATTGGCAATGTTTCTTTTTACGGTGCTACTAGTGGTGAAGCATATATTTATGGCGTAGCTGGAGAACGTTTCTGTGTGCGAAATAGTGGCGCCAATGTTGTTGTTGAAAGTATCGGTGATCATGGTTGTGAATACATGACGGGTGGCAAGGTAGTTGTATTAGGACGAACTGGCAAGAACTTTGCTGCTGGAATGTCAGGTGGTATAGCTTACGTACTTGATGAACAGGGAACTTTCCAATCAAAGTGTAACAAGGAATTAGTACAGCTCGAAACAATAGAAGATAAAACAGAAGCAGAAGCCGTTTTTCAACTTATAAAAAAATACTTAGGTTATACAGAAAGTAAAAATGCGCGAAGAATAGTGGATAACTGGGAAAAGGTTCTACCAAAGTTTATCCGTGTTATACCGAAAGATTATCTGGAAATGAGAGAACGAATTAGCAACTTAGAATCCAGTGGACTATCGAAAGATGAAGCGGCAATGACAGCATTTGAACAAGGATTTGAAGCCGTACAATCAATAAAGTAA
- a CDS encoding TerC family protein — translation MDFFPLLFSITPVATIALLKIIAIDIVLSGDNAVVIAMATKSLPKRHQNRAILLGTIGAVLLRIFFAVIIIYLMQIPFVNVIGGLLLLWIAYNLLVEKEEEATITSHTGLLKAVSTIIVADAVMSLDNVVAITGAAHGDIRMIIIGVMVSIPIMIFGSKLIVKVLEKYRWIAYIGAGILAWTAGEMILTDQKLIDLLDLSNGLFNYLIVGFLTLTILLLGYIKSAADSY, via the coding sequence GTGGACTTTTTCCCATTACTATTCTCAATAACACCTGTTGCGACGATTGCATTATTAAAAATTATTGCAATTGACATTGTTCTTTCCGGTGATAATGCTGTTGTGATTGCAATGGCCACCAAGTCTTTACCAAAAAGACATCAAAATAGAGCAATACTTTTAGGCACGATTGGCGCTGTTCTGCTCCGAATATTTTTTGCAGTTATTATCATTTATTTAATGCAAATTCCTTTTGTAAATGTAATTGGTGGTTTATTACTTCTTTGGATAGCGTATAATTTACTTGTTGAAAAAGAAGAGGAAGCTACCATTACCTCACATACTGGTTTATTAAAAGCTGTTTCGACAATCATTGTTGCAGATGCGGTAATGAGTCTGGATAATGTTGTTGCTATTACAGGTGCGGCGCATGGGGATATTCGTATGATTATCATTGGGGTGATGGTTAGCATTCCTATTATGATATTCGGATCGAAACTAATCGTAAAAGTATTAGAAAAATATCGTTGGATAGCTTATATTGGTGCTGGTATTCTTGCGTGGACAGCCGGGGAAATGATTTTGACGGATCAAAAATTAATAGACTTACTTGATCTCTCTAATGGCTTATTTAACTATTTAATTGTTGGCTTCCTAACGCTAACTATTTTACTGCTTGGTTATATTAAAAGCGCAGCAGACAGCTATTAG